ATAGAACACACTATTTTTATTTTGTTTTTATTAATCTTTTATTGTTTTTAATAATCACTACTTTTAAATATGTATTATTTATAAATAATAGTACTACCGTTCAGTTTAAAATATTTAATTTATTTATAAGTATTAAAGATGCAATTTTAGAAACGATGATTCCTTTATTGATAATTTCTGTTTTAGTTAATTTCTTTCAGAATATAATAGGGAAGAAACTATTGCCAAAAATGTATGAAAAGTATTAAGAAGAGACTGCTATTAAAGCTAGTTCTTTACTCTTTCCATTGTTTATAATACGCTCATAAATATCTCTACATGTTTATTATGTTTACACGTATTAAATGAATATAAAAACATAAGATTTCGTAATTTTCTATTCTTTAATTATTACATTATTATCTGACTTTGCCCCATCCTAAAATATGCATAGAAAAACAACCAACTAAGAGTTAAATAAAATTTCAATTTTTTGTTAAACCTATTTTAAGTCCCATTAATATAAAAGCGAAACCACTAAATTTATTTAGCCGCAAACCAAGCTTTGGGTTATTTTTAATTTTTTCAAAAAATACACTAGCCAATAAAGTGAGGCCTAAGTACCAAACAATTCCGATTATCGCAAATGTTAAACCAAGGATTATAAATGGAATAGGATTATGAATTTGAGCTGGCTTAATAAATTGAGGAAAAAAAGCTAAAAAGAATAATGCAACTTTCGGATTTAATGTGTTAGTTAAAAACCCAGCCCAAAAATCACTTTTACTTTCCTGTTTCTTTTTACCTATAACTGATTTAGATAAAAATTCATTTTTAGTTTTAAGCTTTAAGAAACCCAAATAAATTAAATAAACTGCGCCTACATACTTAATAATTGTAAAAGCAAATGCAGATTTAGCAATTAAAAAAGACAGCCCCAAGGCTCCAAATAAAGAATGAGTTAAAACACCTGTACTTATACCTAGTGTTGCATTAATTCCTGATTTTCGTCCTTGATCAATAGATTTGTTTAATACAAAAAATGTATCAATCCCTGGTGTCATAACAAAAAGTAGCGCAGTTAATATAAAAGTGATAAAATTTTCTATTCCCATAATTTATTTCTTTTAAGAGTTAAATAAAACTAGGCAACAAAGAAAATTGTTTGATACAAATTAAAAAATACATATTTTAGCTGTACTAATGCATAAAATGCATTAATGATGAATATTCTACAAATTAAATATTTTTTAATACTTGCTAACGAATTACATTTTTGGAGAACTGCCGAAAAGATATTTATATCTCAATCTACTTTAAGTAGGCAAATTCAATCTCTAGAAGAAGAATTAGGTGTTAAACTCTTTGAAAGAGATAAAAGAAATGTAAAGCTTACTGATGCAGGTAAATTTATTCAAGATAAATGGACTGTTATTATAAATGAGTTAGATCAGGTTCATCGACAAGCAAGAAAAATTGATAAAGGAATAACTGGTCAAGTTTCAATAACTTATCCAGGTTCTATTGCTTTTAAATTTTTACCAACCTTTTTGGAAATTTTAAATACGAATTTACCAGAACTTAAATTAGAACTAACTGAACCAGTAGATGAGAATCATGAAAAATTATTACTTAACTATGAAACTGATATCGCATTTAGTAGGGATGAAATAAAAAATATAAATATTGATTCGTTAAAATTATCTTCAGAACCAATTTGTTTGGTTGTTCCTAATAATCATTGGCTGGGTGAAAAATCCTTAAATAGCCTAAAGGAGCTAAGAGATGAAAAATTTATTATTTCAGGATTGCATCAAAAAACTTTCTTTTCTTCACTTTTGAGAAATTTTTTCATAAAACATGATTTTGAACCGAAAACAATTATTGAATCTGATTTTGGTGGAATGATTTTAAACCTTGTATCTAAAGAACTTGGAATTTCGATTCTTCCGCTTTCATTTAAAATTGCAAAGATTCAAAATATAAGATTTATTGAATTAGATGAAGAAATAGATTTATACATTCATTGGAGAAAAAATGAACCTAATAAAACAGTTAAGAAAGTGGTTAAATATGCTGAAACTGTAAGAGTAGAGTAAGGAGTTGTTGTAGGATAGGGTATAGTTAATACAGGTTTTGGTACTTAACCCAGAATTTTAAGTAGGTCTATCAAATCTTTTGATTTAGTTATAAAATGAAAAGATAAAAGAAAGTAAAAATTTTTGACTTGCCCCTTAATCCGAAAAAAATCATTTATTTTCTGTCAAACTAGCCATATATTTAACATCGGTAGTAATATATAATGATATGAACGAGAAAGAAACATTTGAGTTAATAAGAACGAGTATTTTATCTATTCAAGAAAAAAAAGATAAACCAATTCGAATTGCAATAAACGGGATTAAGGGAACAGGAAAAACTGTTTTGGCTGAAAAATTGACTAAATATCTGAATTCAGAAAATTTGAACGCAATTAAAGTTTCAATAGATGGATTCCATTTTAATAAAAAAGTTAGATATAAGCAAGGTCGAAATTCAGCCAAAGGCTATTACGAAAATTCATATGACGAAATAGTGTTTGTAGAAAAAGTGTTAAAATCTTCTCAAACTGATTTTCCAAATTATACAATTGCTACTCACAATTTAGAAACTGATGAATATTTGAGTTTAGAGCCTATAAAATTAGAAAATAATTCGATTTTAATAACTGATGGAGCTTATCTATTTAAGCCAAATTATAGAAATCATTGGGACTTAAAAATTTATCTAAAAACAAGTTTTGAAATAACGATGAAAAGAGGAGTTGAAAGAGATAAAAATTCTCTTGGAGGAGTTGAATTAACGAAAGAAAAATATGAAAAGCGTTATCACGAATCTTCGAGAATGTATTTAGTCGAAAATGAACCAGAAAAAATTGCAGATATAGTAATTGATAATTCGGATTTTAATAATTTAAAAGTGATAAAAAATACTACTATTAATAACGAATAATGTAAAAACTAAACAAAATTAGTCGATTAAATTTTAGTTTTTAGAGAAAGTAGCCTTGTGAGTAAGTAAAAAATACTAAAAAATAGAATTAAACAATTTATAGTTGATTACCGAAGCAATCGGATTTCTAATTGTTGTTTTGGCAGGTAATTTATTTCTCGTAATTATGATCGTTTTGATTGACTTTTAAAGTGAAAAACAGCAAGAAAAAATGCTGTTATATTATATAATAACAAGATATTGCATTTACTTTTAAAATACCTAACTACGCACATTTAATAGTAAAATAATTATTGTTGATAGTCATTTTAAGATTAGACATTTTAGTTACTAAAAAATAAACAAGATGAATGAAAAGCTGAAAACTATCAATTTTAAAAATATTAAACTTATAACTGTTACAGGTTTAATGTTTGTGATAGGAACTGTTTTTTCTCAGAGTAAAATTACACCAAAAGACATTCGTTTAGATGCTACATATGAACATATTAGTGTGTTGTGGGGAATTAGTGATGATAATAATCATAATAGCAATCTTGAAATAGCGTATCGGAAATTGGGAACGGCAACGTATTTACAAGGAGCGAAAACGTTGAGAGCTTACCCAGAGATGAAAGTAAATAATACTAGTTTAAATAAGAATTATCTTGCAGGGAGTGTTCTTTTTTTAGAACCAGGTACAGCATATGAATTGAAACTAAGTATAACTGATCCAGATGGCGGAAGCATAACAGAAATTAGAACCATCTCTACTAAAACGCCACTAAAACATTCTTCTACTGGTTCTACCTATTATGTAGCACCTGGAGACGGTGGCGGAAATGGAACAAAAAGTACTCCTTTTTTAGGATTGCAAACAGCAGCTGATAACGCTGTAGCAGGCGATTTATTTTTAATATTAAATGGTTTGTACAAACCATTTAATATTACGGCTGATGGTACAGTAGGCAACCCCATTGTATTTAAAAGTCAAAACCTTCATGGGGCTATTATTGACGGGGCTAATACAAGTGTAGGGATTGTTAATATTGGTGATTTTTCAAAAACTACCGAATACCTTATTGTTGATGGTTTTGTTATTCAAAATGGGCATTGGGCAATTAATGCAGAAAATACAGCTTTTGTAACTATTAAAAATAACAAAATTAAAAATGTAGGTTATGGTTATTACAACAGAAGAGAGAATGGATGGGAACATGATCAAACTATTGAAAATAATGAATTTACAGGAACTACATCTTGGCCACAATCAGGAATTCCATCTGAAAGATGTATTGATATTCGAGGGAATAATAATGTGGTAAGATATAATACTATTCAATACTTTGGAGACGGAATTTCTACTGACGGAAGAGCTGTCGATGTTTCTTACAGCATGGATATTTACTATAATGATATTGCATATTGTGTAGATGATGGTATTGAAATAGACTTTACTATAGCTAACAGTCGAGTATATAGGAATCGAGTATATAATAGTAGAACAGGTACGAGTTTAGCGCCAGTTTTAGGAGGTCCTTGTTATATTTTCAGGAATGAGTTTTTTAACATAGAAGACGGTTTTTCTGCCCATAAAATGAATAGAAGCCCAGCAGGTCTTATTATTGTACATAATACAAGTAATAAGAATGGTAATGGTTTATCTTCTCCAAGTGGTTGGCAGAACACTTATTTAAGAAACAATATTATTATGGGTACAGAATACGTATTTGAGGAATTCGGGTTAGTATCGGGTAGTACAGATGATTGGGATTATAATGCTTATTTTTCAGAAAGAAGTGGAACTAACCAAAGCGAATGGTTTAAATGGTCTAATATTCGTTATGAGAATATTGGTGCTTTACAGGCAGGAACTGATATAGAAACCAATGGGATTGCTATCACAATGTTTGATTTAAAGAATGCGAATTTACCAACCAATTATGTATTAGGTGTTGTTCCTGGTCAGCGAGATCTAGGGCTAACTGATGGTTCAGCAGCGATCAATTCTGGGGTAGCTATTGATAACCTCAATTTGCCATTTGTTTTTGATGGACAAGCCGACAGAGGAGCTTATGAGTTTGGGCAACCTTATCCTCTTTTTGGCGTTAATTTTGATAAAGAAACTCCGCCATATCATAATACTGAAAAAGCTCATAGTGTTTTTCCTAATCCTACGAGCGATCTTTTGCATTTTAATTTGAAAGGAAAAACACAATTCAATGAGTCTATAGAATGGACATTTTACAACCTTCAAGGGCAGCATATTAAAACCTTTCAAAATAATCAATCCACTATTGATATACGTTTTTTAACACGGGGAATTTATTTAGTAAAAATTAAAGTAGGCAAAAAACTAATTGTAGAAAAAATTCAAATTCATTAGAAAGATTTCCCATTAGTTCTTTTAGTTGTCATAGAATAATAAGCTTTACAAATTTATAAAGGTAAAAAACTATACATAGTCAGTACAGTTTTAAAAGAATAAAAAATAGAAATCAATTCGGGTTTATAGATAGTTCATATTATACTAAAGTGTTTAAGGAAATTTTTGAGTTAAATTCTAAATTGATTCAGAAAAGTTAGCTAGTTGATACAATTTTATTGTTTAAGTAGTCGATATTTTTGTATTTCTAATGAGAATAAAAAAATAATCAGCTAAAACAACTTAAAATAATGAAATATCTATTTTTATTGGCAATATTAGCATTAAGTATGACAGCCAAAGGACAAAATATTGTGGGGCAATGGGAAACTTATGATGATAAAACGAATGAAAAAAAAGGAGTCGTTAAAATTTATAAAACGAACAATCTCTATTTCGCAAAAATTGTCAAAAAATATGGAGGAGAGAAAAATACAACCTGTAAAGAATGTAAAGGGGATAAAAAAGATAAACCAATACTTGGATTAATTATTATTGAAAACCTTAATAATACTGGCACTAGATATGAGGGAGGAACTATTCTTGACCCACAAACGGGAAAAATGTATAGTTGTTATCTAGAATTAATTAAGGATAATAAATTGAAAGTTAGAGGTTTTATTGGTACGTCTATTTTGGGAAGAACTCAATATTGGAACAGAAAATAATAAAATGCTATAGAATAATGTGCATAAATAATGGATGAAAAAGTGCAAATAATAATTGGTATGTGCTTTTTTTATAGTTTTGTAACTATAGAAAAAGAGTTGATATAAAAGACACCTGTTTATAGATAAATGGATGGTGTTTATACCTCTTAAAACTTGTATTAGAGAGCTAAAATAGCATCATGATTTTTAACCAAAATTTAAAAGATTACTTTTCTTATATAGAAGATAAAACCCTGAAGAAACAATGAAAAAAAACAAAATATATTTTGGAAATAACTGGGGTTTCTCGATCGGACAATTTGATGATAACTTGCTGCATAAACATTATGCTATTCAAATAAACATCTCGCTAAATACCGAAATAATTTTAACAAAAAAGAATAATGAAATAGCTGAGTTTAAAAGCTTTCTAATAAAAAGCAACGTTACTCATCAATTGTCATGTGAAAAAGAGCACTTATTACTTTTATTTTATCCAACTTCTCCAATTGGACATTATTTAAATCAATTATCAAATAATGAAATTTCAGAATTCAAACATCCAATTTTGAAAGAGTTAAGAAAATGCGGTATAGATTTTCTAAATGAAAAAATAAATTTTGAAAATGTTGTTTTACAAATTAGCAGTTTATTAGAAGTATTTAAAGGGGAGTGCGAAACAGAAAATCTTTATAAAGATGAGAGAATTAAAAAAGCGATTAAATATTTAGAAGCCAATTTTAATCGAGTAATATCGTTAAAAGAAATAACCGAAATTTGTTTTTTATCCGAAAGTAGATTTTTACACCTTTTTAAAGAAAATACAGGGATTACCTTTCGAAAGGTTCAACAATGGAATAAGGTAAGTAAATCTTTTAGTATGTTAAGAAAACAAAACTTGACAGAGACGGCGCATCAATTCGGATTTACAGATAGTTCACATTATTCGAAGGTGTTTAAGGAGACATTTGGATTCAATCCTAAATTGATTCAGAAAAGTTAGCCAGTTGATACAAATTTGTTATTTAAGTAGTGGGTACTTTTGTGTTTTAAATAAGAGTAGAGGGAGTAATAACGAACTGAAAAATAACAATTTATGAAGGCTTTGCAAATAAAAGGATATGGAGATATTGAGACTAATTTATCTTTTAATGAAATAGAAATACCAACAATAGGAGATAATCAAGTACTTCTTGAAGTACATGCAGCTGGTGTGAATCCTATTGATTATAAAATCACTGAAGGAGCCCTGAAAAGAATCCATAAATTAACATTTCCAGCTTCTATTGGCTTTGATGTTTCAGGGGTTATTATAAAAAAAGGTGTTAAGGTTGAAGGCTTAAAGGTTGGAGATGAAGTTTACTCTAGAGTACCTAGAGAATTTCCAGGTACATTCGCTGAATTTATTGCGGTAAACGCTAACGTAGTTAGTCTTAAACCATCAAACTTAGACTTTAATTATTCTTCTAGCTTACCTTTGGTAGGGCTGACTACAATTCAGTCTTTTAATAAAGCTAATTTAAAATCAGGTGATAAAGTATTAATTCATGCAGGTTCTGGTGGTGTAGGAACTTTTGCAATTCAATATGCAAAAAGTAAAGGTGCATATGTTTATACAACAACGAGTACTAAAAATGTTTCTTGGGTTAAAGAGTTAGGTGCAGATAGAGTTATTGATTATAAAACAGAGAACTATTTAGATATTGTAAAAGATATTGATATTGTTTATGATACGTTAGGAGGTAATTATACAGTGGAAGCATTTGATGTTATAAAGAGAGGAGGTAAAGTGATTAGTACTATTGGAGAAGTAGATAAAGAAACTGCAATAGAATTGAAACTTAATGGAATAATTCGTTTTGTATTATCTATTAAGAGGAGAAAGATAACGAAGAAAATCAAGAGTAAATCAGCGTTTTATAAACTTATTTTGATGCAACCAGATAGAAATCAGTTAATAGAGATTAAAAAACTTGTAGAAGCAAACTTAATTAAACCTGTAATTGATAAAACGTTTCCATTCTCAGAATCAATAGGTGCATTACTTTATCAAAAATCTGGACGTGTAAAAGGAAAAATAACAATTAAAATAAAATAACTACCGCAACAAAGAGAAGAGTTGAAATCCTGAGAAAAATTTATGACTTAGCGGAAAACGTAATGCTACTATTTGCGTTACAGAAAAGTAGTAGTAATTAAATAAAAGTGTTTAAAATTAGTAAACTAAATGAAATCTTCAGAGCAAGTAACACCAAAAACAGTAATAAGAATAAGTAAGGCAATTACTTATATTGAAGAACATTTACATGAAAAATTGATGTTAAATGACATTGCTTCAAAAGCTCATTTTTCTCCATTTCATTTTCACCGTCTTTTTTCGAGTGTAACAGGGGAAACATTAAATAACTTTATCACAAGAAAAAGAATAGAAAAATCAGCATCATTTTTGTTACACAAAAAAGAAATGTCGGTTACAGAGGTTTCAGAAAAAGTGGGATTTACAAGTTTATCATCCTTTTCAAGAGTATTTAAAAAATTCTATGGTATGAGTGCTGTTGAATTTAAAAAAGAAAGTAAGCATAAATTTAGCAAGATTTGTAAAGCAGAAAGCAATAACGGA
This genomic stretch from Tenacibaculum sp. Bg11-29 harbors:
- a CDS encoding LysE family translocator, with product MGIENFITFILTALLFVMTPGIDTFFVLNKSIDQGRKSGINATLGISTGVLTHSLFGALGLSFLIAKSAFAFTIIKYVGAVYLIYLGFLKLKTKNEFLSKSVIGKKKQESKSDFWAGFLTNTLNPKVALFFLAFFPQFIKPAQIHNPIPFIILGLTFAIIGIVWYLGLTLLASVFFEKIKNNPKLGLRLNKFSGFAFILMGLKIGLTKN
- a CDS encoding LysR substrate-binding domain-containing protein; the protein is MNILQIKYFLILANELHFWRTAEKIFISQSTLSRQIQSLEEELGVKLFERDKRNVKLTDAGKFIQDKWTVIINELDQVHRQARKIDKGITGQVSITYPGSIAFKFLPTFLEILNTNLPELKLELTEPVDENHEKLLLNYETDIAFSRDEIKNINIDSLKLSSEPICLVVPNNHWLGEKSLNSLKELRDEKFIISGLHQKTFFSSLLRNFFIKHDFEPKTIIESDFGGMILNLVSKELGISILPLSFKIAKIQNIRFIELDEEIDLYIHWRKNEPNKTVKKVVKYAETVRVE
- a CDS encoding T9SS type A sorting domain-containing protein translates to MNEKLKTINFKNIKLITVTGLMFVIGTVFSQSKITPKDIRLDATYEHISVLWGISDDNNHNSNLEIAYRKLGTATYLQGAKTLRAYPEMKVNNTSLNKNYLAGSVLFLEPGTAYELKLSITDPDGGSITEIRTISTKTPLKHSSTGSTYYVAPGDGGGNGTKSTPFLGLQTAADNAVAGDLFLILNGLYKPFNITADGTVGNPIVFKSQNLHGAIIDGANTSVGIVNIGDFSKTTEYLIVDGFVIQNGHWAINAENTAFVTIKNNKIKNVGYGYYNRRENGWEHDQTIENNEFTGTTSWPQSGIPSERCIDIRGNNNVVRYNTIQYFGDGISTDGRAVDVSYSMDIYYNDIAYCVDDGIEIDFTIANSRVYRNRVYNSRTGTSLAPVLGGPCYIFRNEFFNIEDGFSAHKMNRSPAGLIIVHNTSNKNGNGLSSPSGWQNTYLRNNIIMGTEYVFEEFGLVSGSTDDWDYNAYFSERSGTNQSEWFKWSNIRYENIGALQAGTDIETNGIAITMFDLKNANLPTNYVLGVVPGQRDLGLTDGSAAINSGVAIDNLNLPFVFDGQADRGAYEFGQPYPLFGVNFDKETPPYHNTEKAHSVFPNPTSDLLHFNLKGKTQFNESIEWTFYNLQGQHIKTFQNNQSTIDIRFLTRGIYLVKIKVGKKLIVEKIQIH
- a CDS encoding DUF2147 domain-containing protein; its protein translation is MKYLFLLAILALSMTAKGQNIVGQWETYDDKTNEKKGVVKIYKTNNLYFAKIVKKYGGEKNTTCKECKGDKKDKPILGLIIIENLNNTGTRYEGGTILDPQTGKMYSCYLELIKDNKLKVRGFIGTSILGRTQYWNRK
- a CDS encoding AraC family transcriptional regulator, producing the protein MKKNKIYFGNNWGFSIGQFDDNLLHKHYAIQINISLNTEIILTKKNNEIAEFKSFLIKSNVTHQLSCEKEHLLLLFYPTSPIGHYLNQLSNNEISEFKHPILKELRKCGIDFLNEKINFENVVLQISSLLEVFKGECETENLYKDERIKKAIKYLEANFNRVISLKEITEICFLSESRFLHLFKENTGITFRKVQQWNKVSKSFSMLRKQNLTETAHQFGFTDSSHYSKVFKETFGFNPKLIQKS
- a CDS encoding NADP-dependent oxidoreductase, giving the protein MKALQIKGYGDIETNLSFNEIEIPTIGDNQVLLEVHAAGVNPIDYKITEGALKRIHKLTFPASIGFDVSGVIIKKGVKVEGLKVGDEVYSRVPREFPGTFAEFIAVNANVVSLKPSNLDFNYSSSLPLVGLTTIQSFNKANLKSGDKVLIHAGSGGVGTFAIQYAKSKGAYVYTTTSTKNVSWVKELGADRVIDYKTENYLDIVKDIDIVYDTLGGNYTVEAFDVIKRGGKVISTIGEVDKETAIELKLNGIIRFVLSIKRRKITKKIKSKSAFYKLILMQPDRNQLIEIKKLVEANLIKPVIDKTFPFSESIGALLYQKSGRVKGKITIKIK